One segment of Carya illinoinensis cultivar Pawnee chromosome 1, C.illinoinensisPawnee_v1, whole genome shotgun sequence DNA contains the following:
- the LOC122279026 gene encoding light-mediated development protein DET1-like isoform X2 yields the protein MFRRSNITARIFQRQICTPAPGTSVHCARRFYENLVPSCTIFDVECPDQSFCKFTDDGQYLISFSRNQQNLIVYRPTWLSFSCKEEDCDAFDLPPKAKRFESFFTRLYSVSLASSNAVICKDFFLYMEGNHYGIFATSTLPIHEPPATGGAIQGIPYIEKITFHLIRLEDGFVLDEKILHNDFVNLTHNMGVFLYDDLLAIVSLRNQTIHILQIRDSGNLVDVRTIGEFCHEDDELFLNSNAQLPRINVQNGLQHSQPNLEDSFLTGIKQRLLSFIFQGIWNEEKDHTLRVQCLKKKFYYHFQDYADLIIWKVQFLDRHHLLIKFGSVDGGVSRNADQHPAFFAVYNMETTDIIAFYQNSPEELYLLFEQFCDHFHATSRNSLSMNFVSSHSNNIHALEQLRCVKNKASSSSQFVKKMLSSSLPYSCQSQSPSPYFDQSLFRFDEKLISATNRHRQSTDHPIKFILRRQPYSLKFKIKTGPEAGNTDGRTKKISSFLFHPILPLVLSIQHTLFLQPSVLNIHFRR from the exons ATGTTTAGGAGAAGCAACATCACTGCAAGGATTTTTCAGCGCCAAATCTGCACTCCTGCTCCTGGAActagt GTCCATTGTGCAAGGCGATTTTATGAGAATTTAGTCCCAAGTTGTACCATATTTGATGTCGAATGCCCAGACCAATCATTCTGCAAATTTACTGATGATGGCCAATACCTAATAAGTTTCAGCAGAAACCAACAGAATCTGATCGTTTACAGACCAACATGGCTTTCATTTTCATGCAAAGAAGAAGATTGTGATGCTTTTGATCTCCCTCCAAAAGCAAAGAGATTTGAAAGTTTCTTCACACGGTTATATAGTGTATCGCTTGCTTCCTCCAATGCAGTCATATGCAAAGACTTCTTCCTTTACATGGAGGGTAACCATTATGGAATATTTGCTACTTCTACTTTACCAATTCATGAGCCGCCTGCTACCGGTGGAGCTATTCAGGGAATCCCTTATATAGAAAAGATAACCTTTCATCTAATAAG ATTGGAAGATGGATTCGTATTGGACGAGAAGATCCTTCACAATGATTTTGTTAATCTGACCCATAACATGGGTGTCTTCTTGTATGATGATTTATTAGCAATTGTGTCGCTTCGCAATCAAACAATACACATTCTCCAAATTAGAGACTCGGGGAACCTCGTAGATGTACGAACTATTGGGGAATTCTGTCATGAAGATGATGAACTTTTTCTCAATTCAAATGCTCAG TTGCCCAGGATCAATGTTCAGAATGGTTTACAGCATAGCCAGCCTAATCTAGAAGATTCTTTTCTGACCGGCATCAAACAACGCCTTCTTTCATTCATATTTCAAGGAATATGGAATGAAGAAAAGGACCATACCTTG AGGGTCCAGtgcttgaagaagaaattttattaCCATTTTCAAGATTATGCAGACTTGATTATCTGGAAG GTACAATTCTTGGACCGGCACCACCTGCTAATCAAGTTTGGTAGTGTGGATGGAGGG GTGTCGCGAAATGCTGATCAGCACCCAGCTTTTTTTGCTGTATATAACATGGAGACAACTGACATCATTGCATTTTATCAG AATTCTCCGGAGGAGCTCTATCTCTTATTTGAGCAGTTCTGTGACCACTTCCATGCGACATCAAGAAATTCTTTGTCTATGAATTTTGTTTCATCTCACTCAAATAACATTCATGCTCTGGAACAACTAAGATgtgtaaaaaataaagcaagCAGCTCTTCACAG TTTGTGAAGAAGATGCTGAGCTCGTCTTTGCCTTACAGTTGTCAGTCACAGAGTCCTTCTCCCTATTTTGACCAATCTCTCTTTCGGTTTGATGAAAAG CTGATTTCTGCTACGAACCGGCATAGGCAGTCAACAGACCATCCAATCAAGTTTATTTTAAGAAGGCAACCATATTCCCTTAAATTTAAGATCAAAACAG GTCCTGAAGCTGGTAATACGGATGGTCGGACAAAGAAGATCTCTTCATTCTTGTTCCATCCAATACTACCTCTCGTTCTCTCCATTCAGCATACTTTGTTCTTGCAGCCGTCAGTTTTGAATATTCATTTCCGGAGATGA
- the LOC122279012 gene encoding LRR receptor-like serine/threonine-protein kinase RGI1 yields MSSMPSSRQSFFSFFYNPSSSSSSSFFFFLFLIALLYTPASTANHEASILFSWLHSSTSPPPSSFSNWNILDTNPCNWTSIACSPQGLVTEISIQSVQLELPLPSNLSSFRALHKLVISDANLTGTIPAEIGDCIGLKTIDLRSNSLFGSIPPSIGNLRNLEDLILNSNKLTGKIPVELCSCTRLKNLLLFDNLLGGTIPSEIGRLSSLEILRTGGNKDVTGKIPDELGDCSNLTVLGLADTRISGSLPASLGRLSKLQTLSIYTTMVSGEIPSEIGNCSELENLFLYENSLSGSIPPEFGKLKKLEQLMLWQNSLVGVIPEEIGNCSSLKMIDISLNSLSGTIPLTLGGLSELQDFMISNNNVSGFIPSNLSNATNLLQLQFDTNQISGLIPPELGMLSNLTVFFAWDNQLEGSIPSTLASCRNLEALDLSHNALTGSIPPGLFQLQNLTKLLLISNDISGSIPPEIGNCSSLVRLRLGSNRIAGGIPNTIGNLRRLNFLDLAGNRLSGSVPDEIGSCTELQMIDLSNNILEGPTPNSFSSLSGLQVLDVSSNKISGQIPASFGRLVSLNKLILSRNSFSGLMPPSLGLCSSLQLLDLSSNELTGGIPTELGRIEALEIALNLSYNGLTGPIPTQISALNKLSILDLSHNKLEGDLNPLSGLVNLVLLNVSYNNFTGYLPDNKLFRQLSPMDLAGNQGLCSSSHDSCFLGDVGRTGLARNEDDLRRTRKLKLAIALLITLTVAMLVMGMTAVIRARRSIRNDDDSELGDLWPWQFTPFQKLSFSVDQVLRCLIDVNVIGKGCSGVVYRADMDNGEVIAVKKLWPSTTAGAADCNDEKCGVRDSFSAEVKTLGSIRHKNIVRFLGCCWNRNTRLLMYDYMPNGSLGSLLHERTGNALEWELRYQILLGAAQGLAYLHHDCAPPIVHRDIKANNILIGLEFEPYIADFGLAKLVEDGDFARSSNTVAGSYGYIAPEYGFMMKITEKSDVYSFGVVVLEVLTGKQPIDPTIPDGIHLVDWVRQRRGGIEVLDPSLLSRPESDIEEMMQALGIAILCVNSSPDERPTMKDVAAMLKEIKHEREEYAKVDALLKGSPVSNVQENKNSSGVPATSSSRPAMQSLLSKSNNTSFSASSLLYSSSSSAKFNFKG; encoded by the exons ATGTCGTCGATGCCCAGCTCGAGGCAatctttcttctccttcttctacaatccctcttcttcttcttcttcttcattctttttctttctcttcctcattGCTCTTCTCTACACCCCTGCTTCCACAGCAAACCATGAAGCCTCCATTCTCTTCTCTTGGCTCCACAGCTCCACTTCCCCACCGCCGTCGTCTTTCTCCAACTGGAACATACTTGACACCAACCCATGTAATTGGACGTCCATAGCATGCTCCCCACAAGGGTTAGTTACCGAAATTAGTATACAATCTGTCCAGCTCGAGCTTCCATTGCCTTCCAATCTCTCTTCGTTTCGTGCTCTTCATAAACTGGTTATATCTGATGCCAATCTCACCGGAACCATCCCAGCTGAGATTGGTGATTGCATTGGACTTAAAACCATAGACCTTAGATCAAATAGTCTTTTTGGCTCAATCCCTCCAAGCATAGGCAATCTCCGAAACCTGGAGGACTTGATATTGAACTCCAACAAACTCACTGGGAAAATCCCAGTTGAGCTATGCAGCTGCACAAGGCTAAAAAACCTCTTGCTTTTCGATAATCTGTTAGGCGGGACAATCCCTTCCGAGATTGGCAGATTGTCGAGCCTTGAAATTCTTCGGACAGGCGGAAACAAGGATGTTACTGGGAAAATCCCTGATGAGCTTGGAGACTGCAGCAATTTGACAGTGTTGGGGCTGGCTGATACCAGAATTTCAGGCTCTTTACCGGCCTCATTAGGTAGGCTTAGCAAGCTTCAGACTTTGTCAATCTACACTACAATGGTCTCAGGTGAAATACCTTCTGAAATAGGTAACTGCTCTGAGCTTGAAAACTTGTTTCTTTATGAAAATAGCCTCTCTGGTTCAATACCGCCAGAGTTTGGTAAGCTTAAAAAACTAGAGCAGTTGATGCTGTGGCAGAATAGTCTTGTTGGGGTGATCCCAGAAGAAATTGGCAATTGCAGTAGCTTGAAAATGATTGATATATCATTGAATTCTCTATCCGGAACCATACCTTTAACTTTAGGTGGCCTTTCGGAGCTTCAAGATTTCATGATTAGTAATAACAATGTGTCTGGATTCATACCGTCAAATCTTTCCAATGCTACAAATCTTTTACAGTTACAATTTGATACAAATCAGATATCAGGTTTGATCCCACCAGAGCTTGGGATGTTGTCAAATCTCACGGTGTTCTTTGCTTGGGATAACCAGCTTGAAGGAAGCATTCCTTCCACTTTGGCTAGTTGTAGAAATCTTGAAGCACTAGATTTATCTCACAATGCACTCACAGGTAGCATTCCTCCGGGCCTGTTTCAGCTCCAAAACCTCACAAAGCTACTATTGATTTCCAATGATATTTCGGGTTCAATACCCCCAGAAATTGGTAATTGCAGTTCTCTCGTGAGGCTACGGCTTGGAAGCAACAGGATTGCTGGTGGGATTCCTAACACAATAGGTAATCTCAGAAGATTAAATTTTCTTGATCTGGCTGGAAATCGTCTTTCTGGGTCGGTGCCAGATGAGATTGGAAGTTGTACAGAATTGCAAATGATAGACCTCAGCAACAACATTTTAGAAGGTCCTACACCTAATTCATTTTCATCTCTATCCGGGCTCCAGGTCTTGGATGTTTCGTCCAACAAAATTTCCGGCCAGATTCCAGCAAGCTTCGGTCGTCTTGTTTCCTTAAACAAACTCATTCTAAGTAGGAATTCATTCTCTGGATTGATGCCCCCATCTCTCGGTCTTTGTTCAAGTCTCCAATTGCTTGATCTCAGCAGCAATGAACTTACAGGCGGCATCCCGACGGAACTGGGTCGGATTGAAGCTCTCGAAATCGCTCTTAATCTCAGTTACAATGGACTCACTGGGCCAATCCCGACTCAGATATCTGCTCTCAATAAGCTTTCCATCCTGGACCTTTCTCATAACAAGCTAGAGGGGGATTTGAATCCACTTTCTGGGCTTGTGAATCTTGTTTTGCTCAACGTCTCCTACAATAACTTTACCGGTTATCTTCCTGACAACAAGCTTTTTCGGCAATTATCACCAATGGATCTAGCTGGAAACCAAGGACTCTGTTCTTCGAGCCACGACTCATGTTTCTTGGGCGATGTTGGCAGGACAGGACTAGCAAGAAATGAGGATGATCTAAGGCGGACGCGGAAACTTAAACTAGCAATTGCCTTGCTGATCACCCTGACAGTGGCAATGCTGGTTATGGGGATGACTGCAGTCATAAGGGCACGAAGAAGCATCAGAAATGATGATGACTCGGAATTGGGAGACTTATGGCCATGGCAATTCACTCCATTCCAGAAACTAAGTTTCTCTGTGGACCAAGTGCTGAGATGCTTAATAGATGTGAACGTGATTGGAAAAGGGTGTTCTGGGGTTGTTTATCGAGCCGATATGGACAACGGTGAAGTGATTGCAGTGAAAAAACTCTGGCCTTCGACAACTGCTGGAGCCGCCGACTGTAATGACGAGAAATGTGGAGTTCGTGATTCCTTCTCTGCAGAGGTGAAAACCCTTGGCTCAATCCGTCATAAGAACATTGTCAGGTTCCtggggtgctgttggaatcgaAACACAAGGTTGCTCATGTATGATTATATGCCTAATGGAAGCCTGGGAAGTCTACTCCATGAGAGGACAGGAAATGCCTTGGAATGGGAACTTAGGTACCAAATTTTGTTGGGGGCAGCACAAGGCCTCGCTTATTTACACCATGATTGTGCCCCTCCAATTGTTCACAGGGACATCAAGGCCAACAACATCCTAATTGGTCTTGAATTTGAGCCTTATATCGCTGATTTTGGCCTAGCCAAGCTTGTTGAGGATGGAGACTTTGCCCGGTCTTCCAATACTGTTGCCGGCTCTTATGGATACATCGCTCCTG AATATGGATTCATGATGAAGATCACCGAAAAGAGTGATGTTTACAGCTTCGGCGTAGTGGTCTTGGAGGTCTTGACAGGAAAGCAACCAATCGATCCAACAATACCAGATGGGATCCATCTAGTGGATTGGGTGAGACAAAGGAGAGGAGGAATTGAGGTCCTTGATCCAAGCCTCCTATCTAGACCAGAATCAGATATAGAGGAAATGATGCAAGCATTAGGCATAGCCATATTATGTGTAAACTCCTCCCCTGATGAAAGACCAACAATGAAAGATGTGGCGGCAATGCTCAAGGAAATTAAACATGAAAGAGAGGAGTATGCAAAGGTGGATGCCCTCCTCAAGGGTTCTCCTGTAAGCAATGTTCAAGAAAATAAGAACTCTAGTGGTGTTCCAGCCACTTCATCATCAAGACCTGCCATGCAAAGCTTGCTGTCTAAAAGCAATAACACTAGCTTTTCAGCCTCCTCACTACTTTACTCATCTTCCTCCAGTGCCAAATTTAATTTCAAAGGATGA
- the LOC122279026 gene encoding light-mediated development protein DET1-like isoform X3 — translation MFRRSNITARIFQRQICTPAPGTSVHCARRFYENLVPSCTIFDVECPDQSFCKFTDDGQYLISFSRNQQNLIVYRPTWLSFSCKEEDCDAFDLPPKAKRFESFFTRLYSVSLASSNAVICKDFFLYMEGNHYGIFATSTLPIHEPPATGGAIQGIPYIEKITFHLIRLEDGFVLDEKILHNDFVNLTHNMGVFLYDDLLAIVSLRNQTIHILQIRDSGNLVDVRTIGEFCHEDDELFLNSNAQCLAFPDKSKLHQLPRINVQNGLQHSQPNLEDSFLTGIKQRLLSFIFQGIWNEEKDHTLRVQCLKKKFYYHFQDYADLIIWKVQFLDRHHLLIKFGSVDGGVSRNADQHPAFFAVYNMETTDIIAFYQNSPEELYLLFEQFCDHFHATSRNSLSMNFVSSHSNNIHALEQLRCVKNKASSSSQGMRTSLIRGSFGLIVCSFVT, via the exons ATGTTTAGGAGAAGCAACATCACTGCAAGGATTTTTCAGCGCCAAATCTGCACTCCTGCTCCTGGAActagt GTCCATTGTGCAAGGCGATTTTATGAGAATTTAGTCCCAAGTTGTACCATATTTGATGTCGAATGCCCAGACCAATCATTCTGCAAATTTACTGATGATGGCCAATACCTAATAAGTTTCAGCAGAAACCAACAGAATCTGATCGTTTACAGACCAACATGGCTTTCATTTTCATGCAAAGAAGAAGATTGTGATGCTTTTGATCTCCCTCCAAAAGCAAAGAGATTTGAAAGTTTCTTCACACGGTTATATAGTGTATCGCTTGCTTCCTCCAATGCAGTCATATGCAAAGACTTCTTCCTTTACATGGAGGGTAACCATTATGGAATATTTGCTACTTCTACTTTACCAATTCATGAGCCGCCTGCTACCGGTGGAGCTATTCAGGGAATCCCTTATATAGAAAAGATAACCTTTCATCTAATAAG ATTGGAAGATGGATTCGTATTGGACGAGAAGATCCTTCACAATGATTTTGTTAATCTGACCCATAACATGGGTGTCTTCTTGTATGATGATTTATTAGCAATTGTGTCGCTTCGCAATCAAACAATACACATTCTCCAAATTAGAGACTCGGGGAACCTCGTAGATGTACGAACTATTGGGGAATTCTGTCATGAAGATGATGAACTTTTTCTCAATTCAAATGCTCAG TGCTTGGCATTTCCTGACAAAAGTAAACTGCATCAGTTGCCCAGGATCAATGTTCAGAATGGTTTACAGCATAGCCAGCCTAATCTAGAAGATTCTTTTCTGACCGGCATCAAACAACGCCTTCTTTCATTCATATTTCAAGGAATATGGAATGAAGAAAAGGACCATACCTTG AGGGTCCAGtgcttgaagaagaaattttattaCCATTTTCAAGATTATGCAGACTTGATTATCTGGAAG GTACAATTCTTGGACCGGCACCACCTGCTAATCAAGTTTGGTAGTGTGGATGGAGGG GTGTCGCGAAATGCTGATCAGCACCCAGCTTTTTTTGCTGTATATAACATGGAGACAACTGACATCATTGCATTTTATCAG AATTCTCCGGAGGAGCTCTATCTCTTATTTGAGCAGTTCTGTGACCACTTCCATGCGACATCAAGAAATTCTTTGTCTATGAATTTTGTTTCATCTCACTCAAATAACATTCATGCTCTGGAACAACTAAGATgtgtaaaaaataaagcaagCAGCTCTTCACAG GGCATGAGAACAAGTTTGATCCGTGGCTCTTTTGGCCTCATAGTCTGTAGCTTTGTCACATAA
- the LOC122279020 gene encoding uncharacterized RNA-binding protein C1827.05c, translating to MGIKAKKVMKKKLKKASSHFSVSARKNEAPDFLPLEGGPGRKIPEQKPPEDKVTVLYIGRIPHGFYEKEMEGFFSQFGKIKRLRIARNKKTGKSKHFGFIEFESPEVAKIVADCMHNQLLFEHLLQVYPIPSEHVHPKLWRGFNYRYKPVDRVQIERKLQNKERTLEEQNKFVENIMKRDLKRQKRIEAAGIEYECPEIVGIIQPAPKKIKFADD from the exons ATGGGGATCAAGGCAAAGAAAGTCatgaagaagaaattgaagaaggcTTCTTCGCACTTCTCAGTTTCTGCGCGCAAAAATGAAGCTCCCGACTTCTTG CCTCTAGAAGGTGGTCCTGGGCGTAAAATTCCTGAACAGAAACCACCTGAGGATAAAGTTACAGTTCTCTACATTGGTCGGATACCGCATGGGTTCTACGAGAAGGAAATGGAAG GTTTCTTTTCACAATTCGGTAAAATCAAGAGACTAAGAATTGCACGGAATAAAAAG ACAGGAAAATCAAAGCATTTTGGCTTCATCGAGTTTGAGTCTCCTGAG GTGGCCAAAATTGTTGCTGATTGTATGCATAATCAGCTATTGTTTGAGCACCTTTTGCAGGTCTACCCTATTCCTTCAGAGCACGTTCATCCAAAATT GTGGAGGGGTTTTAATTACCGATACAAGCCAGTCGACCGGGTTCAAATTGAACGAAAGCTGCAAAATAAG GAAAGAACATTGGAAGAACAGAACAAGTTTGTAGAGAACATCATGAAGCGAGATCTAAAACGGCAAAAGAGAATAGAGGCTGCTGGCATTGAATATGAATGCCCAGAAATT GTGGGTATCATCCAGCCTGCTCCAAAGAAGATAAAGTTTGCCGATGACTAG
- the LOC122279026 gene encoding light-mediated development protein DET1-like isoform X1 yields MFRRSNITARIFQRQICTPAPGTSVHCARRFYENLVPSCTIFDVECPDQSFCKFTDDGQYLISFSRNQQNLIVYRPTWLSFSCKEEDCDAFDLPPKAKRFESFFTRLYSVSLASSNAVICKDFFLYMEGNHYGIFATSTLPIHEPPATGGAIQGIPYIEKITFHLIRLEDGFVLDEKILHNDFVNLTHNMGVFLYDDLLAIVSLRNQTIHILQIRDSGNLVDVRTIGEFCHEDDELFLNSNAQCLAFPDKSKLHQLPRINVQNGLQHSQPNLEDSFLTGIKQRLLSFIFQGIWNEEKDHTLRVQCLKKKFYYHFQDYADLIIWKVQFLDRHHLLIKFGSVDGGVSRNADQHPAFFAVYNMETTDIIAFYQNSPEELYLLFEQFCDHFHATSRNSLSMNFVSSHSNNIHALEQLRCVKNKASSSSQFVKKMLSSSLPYSCQSQSPSPYFDQSLFRFDEKLISATNRHRQSTDHPIKFILRRQPYSLKFKIKTGPEAGNTDGRTKKISSFLFHPILPLVLSIQHTLFLQPSVLNIHFRR; encoded by the exons ATGTTTAGGAGAAGCAACATCACTGCAAGGATTTTTCAGCGCCAAATCTGCACTCCTGCTCCTGGAActagt GTCCATTGTGCAAGGCGATTTTATGAGAATTTAGTCCCAAGTTGTACCATATTTGATGTCGAATGCCCAGACCAATCATTCTGCAAATTTACTGATGATGGCCAATACCTAATAAGTTTCAGCAGAAACCAACAGAATCTGATCGTTTACAGACCAACATGGCTTTCATTTTCATGCAAAGAAGAAGATTGTGATGCTTTTGATCTCCCTCCAAAAGCAAAGAGATTTGAAAGTTTCTTCACACGGTTATATAGTGTATCGCTTGCTTCCTCCAATGCAGTCATATGCAAAGACTTCTTCCTTTACATGGAGGGTAACCATTATGGAATATTTGCTACTTCTACTTTACCAATTCATGAGCCGCCTGCTACCGGTGGAGCTATTCAGGGAATCCCTTATATAGAAAAGATAACCTTTCATCTAATAAG ATTGGAAGATGGATTCGTATTGGACGAGAAGATCCTTCACAATGATTTTGTTAATCTGACCCATAACATGGGTGTCTTCTTGTATGATGATTTATTAGCAATTGTGTCGCTTCGCAATCAAACAATACACATTCTCCAAATTAGAGACTCGGGGAACCTCGTAGATGTACGAACTATTGGGGAATTCTGTCATGAAGATGATGAACTTTTTCTCAATTCAAATGCTCAG TGCTTGGCATTTCCTGACAAAAGTAAACTGCATCAGTTGCCCAGGATCAATGTTCAGAATGGTTTACAGCATAGCCAGCCTAATCTAGAAGATTCTTTTCTGACCGGCATCAAACAACGCCTTCTTTCATTCATATTTCAAGGAATATGGAATGAAGAAAAGGACCATACCTTG AGGGTCCAGtgcttgaagaagaaattttattaCCATTTTCAAGATTATGCAGACTTGATTATCTGGAAG GTACAATTCTTGGACCGGCACCACCTGCTAATCAAGTTTGGTAGTGTGGATGGAGGG GTGTCGCGAAATGCTGATCAGCACCCAGCTTTTTTTGCTGTATATAACATGGAGACAACTGACATCATTGCATTTTATCAG AATTCTCCGGAGGAGCTCTATCTCTTATTTGAGCAGTTCTGTGACCACTTCCATGCGACATCAAGAAATTCTTTGTCTATGAATTTTGTTTCATCTCACTCAAATAACATTCATGCTCTGGAACAACTAAGATgtgtaaaaaataaagcaagCAGCTCTTCACAG TTTGTGAAGAAGATGCTGAGCTCGTCTTTGCCTTACAGTTGTCAGTCACAGAGTCCTTCTCCCTATTTTGACCAATCTCTCTTTCGGTTTGATGAAAAG CTGATTTCTGCTACGAACCGGCATAGGCAGTCAACAGACCATCCAATCAAGTTTATTTTAAGAAGGCAACCATATTCCCTTAAATTTAAGATCAAAACAG GTCCTGAAGCTGGTAATACGGATGGTCGGACAAAGAAGATCTCTTCATTCTTGTTCCATCCAATACTACCTCTCGTTCTCTCCATTCAGCATACTTTGTTCTTGCAGCCGTCAGTTTTGAATATTCATTTCCGGAGATGA